In a single window of the Natronosalvus caseinilyticus genome:
- a CDS encoding DUF7119 family protein, with protein MTDDHTGDRRARDGDPGDEAPVPTDRKSPVGAPVIRGDESITGSHARQAVQFDPDDPDSLALAAETVAQFATGPVDEDHLYMLRGAAACAALVRGEGSYKTAAERASDQVEGDGTVTVSFIRKWARVHDLPRSVRRQVALGEIAPSAAKHIARVGGEDRLLLAWAVLDGDLTVRDVRQVASQVNDGTSVEHALADCDVTLGRLELTLPASAYRDLRRRASLEGVDPGTIVADALENTLE; from the coding sequence ATGACCGACGACCACACCGGAGACCGCCGCGCTCGAGACGGCGATCCCGGGGACGAGGCTCCGGTCCCGACGGATCGAAAATCGCCAGTCGGCGCACCGGTCATCCGGGGCGACGAATCGATCACGGGAAGCCACGCTCGCCAGGCCGTCCAGTTCGACCCCGACGATCCGGACAGTCTCGCACTCGCGGCCGAAACCGTCGCCCAGTTCGCCACCGGGCCCGTCGACGAAGATCACCTCTACATGCTCCGCGGTGCCGCAGCCTGTGCCGCCCTCGTCCGCGGGGAAGGATCCTACAAGACCGCCGCCGAGCGAGCCAGCGACCAGGTCGAGGGTGACGGGACGGTCACGGTCTCGTTCATCCGCAAGTGGGCCCGCGTCCACGACCTCCCCCGATCGGTTCGTCGACAGGTCGCCCTCGGCGAAATCGCCCCCTCCGCCGCCAAACACATCGCCCGCGTCGGCGGCGAGGACCGACTCCTGCTCGCCTGGGCCGTCCTCGACGGCGACCTCACCGTTCGCGACGTCCGCCAGGTCGCCAGCCAGGTCAACGACGGCACCTCGGTCGAGCACGCACTCGCCGACTGCGACGTCACCCTCGGCCGCCTCGAACTCACCCTCCCAGCGTCGGCCTACCGCGACCTCCGGCGACGAGCCTCACTCGAGGGCGTCGATCCGGGAACGATCGTCGCGGACGCCCTCGAGAACACGCTCGAGTAG
- a CDS encoding M20/M25/M40 family metallo-hydrolase, translating to MNFRIWDDDLREFVDTCCSFETTAGNEKSAQVWLREELEAAGFRTYTWEADPAVLAEHPSFPDDPDDIETAGRPSVAGVLEFGDPDAGPTLVLNGHVDVVPTGSGWEGEPFEPRWRDGRLTARGAADMKSGLGVCVFAARHLAEGATNTGHGPDLDGRIVVESVVGEEEGGIGAAAAALENPYPFERDAAIVAEPTELRPVTAVEGSLMVRIGLEGRSAHAATRWRGASVLPAFERVREECEAFERERSEAVSHPLYDEFPIPWPICIGRVEAGRWASSVPDELTAEVRVGVAPGETVTDVEHALRSRLESLSDDPSWPAGVSGPTIERFSVQFEPAEIAADEPVVSALQDGMVARGFDAEATEPRGATYGADNRHYVEAGIPTVLFGPGSIDQAHFPEETIEWNEVLEAGAVIAETARAYLSR from the coding sequence ATGAATTTCCGCATCTGGGACGACGACCTTCGAGAGTTCGTCGATACGTGCTGTTCGTTCGAGACGACTGCAGGAAACGAGAAGTCGGCCCAGGTGTGGCTACGTGAGGAACTCGAGGCGGCGGGCTTTCGAACCTACACCTGGGAGGCCGACCCGGCCGTCCTGGCCGAGCATCCGTCGTTTCCGGACGACCCCGACGACATCGAGACGGCAGGTCGGCCGAGCGTCGCTGGAGTCCTCGAGTTCGGGGATCCTGACGCAGGGCCGACGCTGGTGTTGAACGGTCACGTCGACGTCGTTCCCACGGGGTCGGGGTGGGAGGGTGAGCCGTTCGAGCCCCGGTGGCGCGACGGTCGCCTGACGGCCAGGGGTGCGGCGGACATGAAGTCGGGGCTGGGGGTGTGCGTGTTTGCGGCGCGTCACCTGGCAGAGGGCGCTACGAATACTGGCCACGGCCCCGACTTGGACGGCCGAATCGTCGTCGAGAGCGTCGTCGGCGAGGAGGAAGGCGGGATCGGTGCGGCCGCGGCGGCCCTCGAGAATCCCTATCCGTTCGAGCGAGACGCGGCGATCGTCGCGGAACCGACGGAGTTGCGTCCGGTGACGGCGGTCGAGGGGAGCCTGATGGTCCGAATTGGCCTCGAGGGCCGGTCGGCCCACGCGGCGACACGGTGGCGGGGGGCGTCGGTGTTGCCGGCGTTCGAGCGCGTTCGCGAGGAGTGTGAGGCGTTCGAACGGGAGCGAAGCGAGGCCGTCTCCCATCCGCTGTACGACGAGTTCCCGATCCCGTGGCCGATCTGTATCGGGCGAGTCGAGGCAGGACGGTGGGCGTCCTCGGTCCCGGACGAACTGACGGCGGAGGTTCGTGTTGGCGTCGCGCCCGGGGAGACGGTGACGGACGTCGAACACGCGCTCCGAAGCCGCCTCGAGTCGCTGTCGGACGATCCGTCCTGGCCGGCGGGGGTCAGCGGGCCGACGATCGAGCGGTTCTCGGTGCAGTTCGAGCCGGCGGAAATCGCGGCGGACGAACCGGTGGTTTCGGCGCTCCAGGACGGGATGGTGGCGCGAGGGTTCGACGCCGAGGCGACCGAACCGCGCGGGGCGACCTACGGCGCCGACAATCGACACTACGTCGAGGCGGGGATTCCGACGGTCCTGTTTGGGCCGGGGAGCATCGACCAGGCTCACTTTCCGGAGGAGACCATCGAGTGGAACGAGGTTCTCGAGGCGGGGGCGGTCATTGCGGAGACGGCGCGGGCGTACCTGTCGCGGTGA